In Methanobacterium bryantii, the following proteins share a genomic window:
- a CDS encoding glycosyltransferase family 4 protein: MIQLKNGKTNKKSKILMVISYPDTRLRKEIDTLLKCGYEVKVIIWERGWPFTCDKKVDVKGLGLNAPIGRINSLLYFPIWFLYLVFWLFKSEWDVVHAVNFDTYLFSLIAAKIKNKPIIYDVYDFYGDMMPSILRNIIVNVDKRLLPFSDVLILADEARVEQIGGNIHKNIFTINNSPEEYNFDKNYHDNNINTFKVFIGGKILKERCLDVVISAIGKIEGAKLSIRGHCDETDYKQQIIQLSQKFDNIDMYLDGVPYEEIVKGTLGADLTIALYDPDIPNNRYASPNKLFEAMASKIPIIVNENTSMADIVLKEKCGIVIPYGNEEALIWAVSRLKNDLSLQKRLGDNGRKAYENKYNWTIMENRLNSIYRQVLEGGF, encoded by the coding sequence ATGATTCAACTTAAAAACGGAAAAACAAATAAAAAATCCAAAATTTTGATGGTCATATCTTATCCGGATACTCGCCTGAGAAAGGAAATAGATACACTGCTAAAATGTGGGTATGAAGTTAAAGTTATCATTTGGGAGAGGGGCTGGCCATTCACCTGCGATAAAAAAGTTGATGTAAAAGGTTTGGGACTTAATGCTCCAATAGGCCGTATTAATTCATTATTATACTTCCCAATATGGTTTTTATACCTTGTTTTCTGGCTATTTAAATCGGAATGGGATGTAGTCCATGCTGTAAATTTTGATACATATTTATTTTCATTGATTGCAGCTAAAATTAAAAATAAACCTATAATTTATGATGTATATGATTTTTATGGGGATATGATGCCGTCCATACTTCGAAATATTATTGTAAATGTGGATAAGCGTTTATTGCCATTTTCAGATGTTCTAATTTTGGCCGATGAAGCAAGGGTTGAACAAATAGGTGGAAATATACACAAAAACATTTTTACTATAAATAACAGCCCTGAAGAATATAATTTTGATAAAAATTATCATGATAATAATATAAACACATTTAAAGTCTTTATTGGGGGCAAAATACTAAAAGAAAGATGTTTGGACGTTGTAATTTCTGCTATTGGTAAAATAGAAGGTGCAAAACTAAGTATCAGGGGACACTGTGATGAAACAGATTATAAGCAGCAAATAATACAGCTCAGCCAAAAATTCGACAATATAGACATGTATTTAGATGGAGTTCCCTATGAAGAAATAGTTAAAGGGACACTGGGCGCTGACCTTACCATTGCACTTTATGATCCAGATATTCCTAATAATAGATACGCCAGCCCAAATAAGCTTTTTGAAGCCATGGCGTCTAAAATTCCAATTATTGTGAATGAAAATACGTCAATGGCAGATATTGTACTGAAAGAGAAATGTGGAATAGTAATACCCTATGGAAATGAAGAAGCTTTAATTTGGGCAGTATCTCGTTTAAAAAATGATCTTAGCTTGCAGAAAAGGTTGGGTGATAACGGCAGAAAAGCCTATGAGAACAAGTATAACTGGACAATTATGGAAAATCGGTTGAACAGTATTTACCGCCAGGTTCTTGAGGGGGGATTTTAG
- a CDS encoding DUF2206 domain-containing protein, with amino-acid sequence MKDWRIREFLSLIIAVQVVFSVFLLLDFAGLNVPIVKNIVGFIFILFVPGMLLLRLLDLDGIKHNGPVLLYTVGLSLASLMLVGFLMNTIYPLFGISKPLSFVSIFATINVLIVILCFICYKIDKGRRYKLILRNLKDMVIKKSPPNHVNVKNLMTSKVLFPLLIPFLSVLGAYMMNVYQFNILTMLMIFLIGLMALLVGIGKINSKYYSLWVFVISFSLLLHKSLITNYIWGWDVNIEYFLANQVVANSFWDQNLPMNYNSMLSVMMMVPIFSTFINTGLIWIMKIVYPFIFSLTPLGLYYVFHKQTSHRIAFFAAFFFMIQFTFYTEMVSLIRQQVAELMLVLVLMIMVNEQMDVIKRSVLAIIFGMSIVVAHYGLAYIMMFILSVSMIFLYLIDKNPVNIFKKYLARGKLVDHEKGEINTKIKRYRSIIGSSRIIITPPFVALFILFILIWDIYTSNSTIFQSFVNIGCSIIGNLYSFMDPNATQGLSLVMQQQVTPLRNLQKNFYLISQLFIAVGILALLFGKDGMKFKKEFKALSLAAFIVLMAGVFLPFFSSQMNTSRLYHMSLIILAPFCVIGIIKVFHLFKPVLRLKLFSKINRNNLFTVISIFLVVFLFFDTGFTYQILDRADVTSIALSSTCDFPKFDQREVTSGEWLQKYSYNGTDIYADKNRASVLNSMVSCMEIPVYFDLVNSTSYIFLGTVNIARNKVLISQMAGANIVINEGYRPPDEILSERFRIYDDGGSYIYGSAVRG; translated from the coding sequence ATGAAAGATTGGAGGATTAGAGAATTTCTTTCACTGATTATTGCGGTCCAAGTTGTATTCTCCGTATTCCTTCTTTTGGATTTCGCTGGTTTAAATGTTCCTATTGTTAAAAATATAGTTGGATTTATATTTATTTTGTTTGTTCCAGGCATGCTTTTACTTCGCTTGCTGGATTTAGACGGAATAAAACATAATGGGCCTGTCCTTTTGTATACGGTTGGATTAAGTCTAGCTAGCCTCATGTTAGTGGGATTTTTGATGAATACAATTTACCCCCTTTTTGGAATTAGTAAACCACTATCCTTTGTATCAATTTTCGCCACTATTAATGTTTTAATTGTTATTCTGTGCTTTATTTGTTATAAAATAGATAAAGGCAGGAGGTACAAATTAATTTTACGAAATTTAAAGGATATGGTGATTAAAAAATCACCGCCAAATCATGTAAATGTTAAAAATTTGATGACATCAAAGGTCCTATTTCCCCTTTTAATACCATTTTTAAGTGTTTTAGGAGCTTACATGATGAATGTATATCAGTTTAATATTTTAACAATGCTGATGATTTTTTTAATAGGTTTAATGGCATTGCTTGTTGGTATAGGGAAGATTAATTCTAAATATTATTCATTATGGGTATTTGTAATTTCATTTTCCCTTTTACTGCACAAATCTCTGATTACCAATTATATTTGGGGATGGGATGTAAACATTGAGTACTTTTTAGCAAATCAGGTTGTTGCAAATTCTTTCTGGGATCAGAATCTCCCTATGAACTATAATTCCATGTTAAGTGTAATGATGATGGTGCCTATTTTTTCCACATTCATTAACACGGGATTAATCTGGATAATGAAAATTGTTTATCCGTTTATTTTCTCATTAACACCTTTAGGCTTATATTACGTGTTTCATAAACAGACCAGCCATCGTATAGCATTTTTTGCAGCATTTTTCTTTATGATACAGTTTACTTTTTACACAGAAATGGTATCATTAATCAGGCAGCAAGTAGCTGAACTTATGTTAGTTCTGGTATTGATGATAATGGTCAATGAACAGATGGATGTAATAAAAAGGTCAGTTCTGGCCATAATTTTCGGGATGTCTATTGTTGTAGCGCATTATGGGTTAGCGTACATTATGATGTTTATTTTATCAGTAAGTATGATTTTCCTGTATCTTATTGATAAGAACCCAGTTAATATATTTAAAAAATATTTGGCCAGGGGTAAATTAGTTGACCATGAAAAGGGTGAAATCAACACAAAAATAAAAAGGTACAGATCTATTATTGGAAGCAGCAGGATAATCATCACTCCTCCATTTGTGGCCCTATTTATATTATTTATTTTGATATGGGATATCTACACTTCTAACTCCACAATTTTCCAGAGTTTCGTTAACATAGGCTGTAGCATAATAGGTAATCTATACAGTTTTATGGATCCGAATGCCACCCAGGGTTTAAGTTTGGTGATGCAGCAGCAGGTTACTCCTCTGCGTAATCTGCAGAAGAATTTCTATCTGATCAGCCAGTTATTTATAGCTGTAGGTATTCTTGCATTGTTATTTGGAAAAGACGGGATGAAGTTTAAAAAAGAATTTAAAGCTCTCAGTTTAGCTGCATTTATAGTACTAATGGCAGGAGTCTTTTTACCTTTCTTTTCAAGCCAGATGAATACTTCCAGGCTTTATCACATGTCATTAATTATTTTAGCGCCATTTTGTGTAATTGGAATAATAAAGGTATTCCATTTGTTTAAACCAGTTTTAAGGCTTAAACTATTTTCAAAAATCAACCGTAATAATCTGTTTACGGTGATCTCTATTTTTCTGGTGGTTTTCCTGTTTTTTGACACTGGTTTTACATATCAAATTTTAGATAGGGCTGATGTTACTTCTATTGCTCTTAGTTCCACCTGTGATTTCCCTAAATTCGATCAAAGGGAGGTAACAAGTGGCGAATGGTTACAAAAATATTCTTATAATGGTACTGATATTTACGCTGATAAAAATAGGGCCAGTGTTTTAAACAGTATGGTTTCCTGTATGGAGATCCCTGTATATTTTGATCTGGTCAACAGTACGTCCTACATATTTTTGGGGACCGTGAATATAGCCAGAAATAAGGTCTTGATATCTCAAATGGCAGGGGCCAACATAGTGATCAATGAAGGCTATCGGCCGCCTGATGAAATACTCAGTGAACGGTTCAGGATATACGATGATGGAGGTTCATATATCTACGGATCAGCGGTTCGTGGATAA
- a CDS encoding glycosyltransferase family 4 protein has protein sequence MDIGIVSNFIDEYNGGIGVYTHQIVKNLGKMDNENNYHLIHYLKNNLDIYSQNSDIIIPKNQFVRGWGSYMFWRHFTLPRELKKYNLDVVHDPYELGPFTFNQPFRKVITVHDLTPLLFPNLFKRGDVMLHRLLLKKTISKADKIITVSYNSQRDIMEYLNVPEEDIEVIYNGKDENFRPLNSRQVAEVREKYRLPPRFILSVGGLHPIKNIPRLLEAYCLARKDGLDHKLVMVGGAVDRAGEIFQIITTLGLEDHVIFTGVVPDDDLVGLYNAADLFLYPCLYAGFGLPPLEAMACGTPVITSCSSSLPEIVGDAAKLINPYDPEKLASAINMVLSDDRAMKMLIKKGLKRAERFNWKKTAWKTLKVYNEVYNY, from the coding sequence ATGGATATAGGTATTGTTAGTAATTTTATAGATGAATATAATGGGGGAATTGGGGTTTACACCCATCAAATTGTGAAAAATCTGGGTAAAATGGACAATGAGAATAATTACCATCTTATACATTACTTGAAGAATAATTTAGATATTTACAGTCAAAATAGTGACATTATTATCCCTAAAAACCAATTTGTAAGGGGATGGGGAAGTTATATGTTTTGGAGACACTTTACATTACCTCGAGAGTTGAAAAAGTATAATTTGGATGTTGTTCATGACCCCTATGAGCTGGGGCCATTTACTTTTAACCAGCCGTTTCGAAAGGTAATCACTGTGCATGATTTGACACCGCTGCTCTTTCCAAATCTTTTTAAGAGGGGAGATGTAATGCTGCACCGTTTGCTCCTTAAAAAAACCATTAGTAAAGCTGATAAAATAATTACCGTATCTTATAATTCCCAAAGAGATATCATGGAATACCTCAATGTTCCAGAAGAGGATATAGAAGTAATATATAATGGAAAGGACGAAAATTTCAGGCCATTAAACTCCAGACAGGTAGCTGAAGTTAGAGAAAAATACAGGCTGCCCCCTAGATTTATTTTATCTGTAGGAGGTCTGCACCCAATAAAAAATATTCCGCGCCTGCTTGAAGCATATTGCCTGGCACGAAAAGACGGTTTAGACCATAAACTGGTGATGGTTGGAGGTGCTGTAGACAGGGCTGGAGAGATATTCCAGATTATAACTACTTTGGGTCTTGAAGATCATGTGATTTTCACGGGAGTAGTTCCTGATGATGATCTAGTAGGTCTTTACAATGCCGCAGATCTTTTTTTATATCCCTGTTTATATGCTGGCTTTGGTCTGCCTCCTCTGGAAGCTATGGCCTGTGGTACTCCTGTTATAACTTCCTGCAGCAGTTCTCTACCTGAAATAGTCGGAGATGCTGCAAAACTTATCAACCCTTACGACCCTGAAAAACTTGCATCTGCCATTAATATGGTACTATCTGATGATAGGGCAATGAAAATGCTTATTAAAAAAGGTTTAAAACGGGCTGAAAGATTTAATTGGAAAAAAACAGCTTGGAAGACTTTAAAAGTTTATAATGAGGTTTATAATTACTAG
- a CDS encoding sugar 3,4-ketoisomerase, protein MFKEPRISECRIIYLPKIEDNRGNLTFIEQTEHVPFEIKRVYYLYDVPGGESRGGHAHKGLEQFIIAANGSFDVILDDGQNKERFHLNRSYYGLYIPKMVWRELDNFSSGSVCLVLASESFNEDDYIRSYSNFKEAALEDLEAK, encoded by the coding sequence ATGTTTAAAGAACCGAGAATATCAGAATGTAGAATAATATACCTCCCTAAAATTGAAGATAACAGGGGTAATCTGACATTTATTGAACAGACTGAGCATGTGCCCTTTGAAATTAAAAGGGTTTATTATCTTTATGACGTTCCAGGGGGAGAAAGTAGAGGGGGCCACGCACATAAGGGATTAGAGCAGTTTATTATTGCAGCAAATGGTAGTTTTGATGTTATACTGGATGATGGCCAGAATAAAGAACGTTTCCATTTGAATAGATCTTATTATGGTCTTTACATACCTAAGATGGTATGGCGTGAGCTGGATAATTTTTCTTCAGGATCTGTATGCTTAGTTTTAGCCTCTGAATCATTTAATGAGGATGATTATATTAGAAGTTACTCCAATTTTAAAGAAGCTGCACTGGAGGATTTAGAAGCCAAATAA
- a CDS encoding GNAT family N-acetyltransferase, whose translation MIEIKRYEAKEKELWDNFVKGSKNGVFFFLRDYMEYHSDRFEDHSLIFLKNDKPVALLPANRSGDTLFSHAGLTFGGIITNRKMKTSLMLQIFDSLKEYLKEEGFKKLFYKAIPHIYHSYPSEEDLYALFINNATLVKREVSSTIEMGHKISYSRNIRRNIKKVQDNRLNVKRSYDFSTFMLLKEEQLFKKYGLMPTHTALEMEYLAGRFPDNIKLFAAEQNGTMIGGVVIYENKNVIHAQYQEANELGMDLHVPSLLFDKIINQYSEKKYFDFGISTENNGFYLNEGLIDFKERFGARSTVYDSYELNL comes from the coding sequence ATGATTGAAATTAAAAGATACGAAGCAAAAGAAAAAGAACTCTGGGATAATTTCGTGAAAGGTTCTAAAAATGGGGTATTCTTTTTTTTGCGAGATTATATGGAATACCATTCTGATAGATTTGAAGATCATTCTTTAATTTTCCTAAAGAATGATAAACCTGTAGCTTTATTGCCTGCAAATCGTAGTGGTGATACACTGTTCAGCCATGCAGGACTGACCTTTGGAGGCATTATAACCAATCGAAAGATGAAAACTTCTTTAATGCTGCAGATATTTGATTCATTAAAAGAATATTTAAAAGAAGAGGGATTTAAAAAACTCTTTTATAAAGCAATACCTCATATTTACCACTCATACCCTTCTGAAGAGGATTTGTATGCTCTTTTTATTAACAATGCTACTTTAGTAAAGAGGGAAGTATCATCCACTATTGAAATGGGCCATAAGATCTCCTATAGCAGGAATATAAGGCGGAATATTAAGAAAGTTCAGGACAATAGATTAAATGTAAAGCGAAGCTATGATTTTAGTACTTTTATGCTTTTAAAAGAGGAACAGTTGTTTAAAAAATATGGATTAATGCCTACACATACTGCCCTTGAAATGGAATATCTGGCAGGTAGGTTTCCAGATAATATAAAACTCTTTGCAGCTGAGCAGAATGGGACTATGATTGGTGGAGTGGTAATATATGAAAATAAAAATGTAATCCATGCGCAGTACCAGGAAGCTAATGAACTGGGAATGGATTTACATGTCCCCAGTTTACTTTTTGATAAGATTATTAATCAGTATTCAGAAAAAAAGTACTTTGATTTTGGTATATCTACAGAAAATAACGGTTTTTATTTAAACGAAGGCTTAATTGATTTTAAAGAAAGATTTGGAGCGAGATCTACGGTATATGATTCGTATGAGTTGAATTTATAA
- a CDS encoding GNAT family N-acetyltransferase, with translation MVEIKRYKPEKKELWDNFVKGSKNGVFFFLRDYMEYHSDRFEDHSLIFFKDGELVALLPANRSGDTLFSHAGLTFGGIITDQKMDVNLMLQIFDSLKEYLKEKDFKKLLYKAIPHIYHSYLSDEDLYALFINNATLVKREVSSTIKMDVKIPFSKNMKRNRKKAENKDLSLKRSYDFDTFMDLKEEQLLKKYGKNPTHTAEEMEYLAGRFPDNIKLFAVEHNCEIVDGLLIYESENVVHAQYQGATERGMQLYASSFIYDKIINQYCQKKYFDFGISTENNGHYLNRGLIDFKERFGARSVVYDSYELKLILMSFLMFIMVRIDLFTDLIDVGL, from the coding sequence ATGGTTGAAATAAAGAGATATAAACCTGAAAAAAAAGAACTCTGGGATAATTTTGTGAAGGGTTCTAAAAATGGTGTGTTCTTTTTTTTGAGGGACTACATGGAATACCATTCTGATAGATTTGAAGACCATTCTTTAATTTTCTTTAAAGACGGGGAACTTGTTGCTTTATTGCCTGCAAATCGTAGTGGTGATACACTGTTCAGCCATGCAGGACTGACCTTTGGAGGCATTATAACCGATCAAAAAATGGACGTTAATTTAATGCTGCAGATATTTGACTCATTAAAAGAATATTTAAAAGAAAAGGACTTTAAAAAACTTCTTTATAAAGCAATACCTCATATTTACCATTCATATTTATCTGATGAAGATTTGTATGCTCTTTTTATTAACAATGCTACTTTAGTAAAGAGGGAAGTTTCATCAACCATCAAAATGGATGTTAAAATACCATTTAGTAAAAATATGAAGCGAAATAGGAAAAAAGCTGAAAATAAGGATCTAAGCTTAAAAAGAAGTTATGATTTTGATACTTTTATGGATCTGAAAGAAGAGCAATTGCTGAAGAAGTACGGTAAAAATCCTACCCATACTGCAGAAGAAATGGAATATCTTGCAGGTAGGTTTCCAGATAATATAAAACTCTTTGCAGTTGAGCATAACTGTGAAATTGTGGATGGACTGTTGATTTATGAGAGTGAAAATGTTGTCCATGCACAGTACCAGGGAGCTACTGAGAGGGGAATGCAGCTATATGCATCTAGTTTCATCTATGATAAGATAATCAACCAGTACTGCCAAAAAAAATATTTTGATTTTGGTATATCCACAGAAAATAATGGCCATTATTTAAATCGTGGTTTAATTGATTTTAAAGAGAGATTTGGAGCAAGATCTGTTGTTTATGACTCTTATGAATTGAAATTGATCTTGATGAGCTTTTTGATGTTTATTATGGTTAGAATAGATCTTTTCACTGATTTAATAGACGTGGGGTTGTAA
- a CDS encoding DegT/DnrJ/EryC1/StrS family aminotransferase — protein sequence MVLFADLKKEYLSISEELNFNILRVLNSGFYVLGEEVKKFEEDFSKYMGTNYAVGVNSGSDALFLALKSIGIGKGDEVITVSHTFISTVDAIIRNGAKPVFVDISPDTYCIDVSKIEEKITEKTKAILPVHLYGHPVDMDPICKLKEDYGLYVIEDACQAHGAEYNGKKAGSIGDMGCFSFYPTKNLGAYGDGGAVVTDNEELKEKMVQMRNYGQSEKYHHDFVGINSRLDELQAVILQTKLKHLDGWIESRRKNAEIYTELLQDSDIITPVEKRFAKHVYHLYVIRSKKRDHLKKKLLKSNIHTQIHYPVPVHKQKAYSNWNGLNLEITDQVCSEILSLPLHPWMDCEEILKVANCLNRG from the coding sequence ATGGTTTTGTTTGCTGATTTAAAAAAAGAATATCTTTCTATAAGTGAAGAATTGAATTTTAATATTTTGAGAGTTCTTAACTCTGGGTTTTATGTGCTGGGGGAAGAGGTAAAAAAATTTGAAGAAGATTTTTCTAAATATATGGGCACTAATTATGCTGTAGGTGTGAATTCTGGTTCTGATGCTCTTTTCCTTGCCCTTAAATCCATTGGAATAGGTAAAGGTGATGAAGTGATTACAGTTTCACATACCTTCATTTCAACAGTTGACGCTATAATTAGAAATGGTGCTAAACCTGTTTTTGTTGATATAAGTCCAGATACGTACTGTATAGATGTATCAAAAATAGAAGAAAAGATAACGGAGAAAACTAAAGCCATTCTTCCAGTACATTTATACGGACATCCTGTAGATATGGATCCTATCTGCAAACTAAAGGAAGATTACGGTCTTTATGTAATAGAAGATGCATGTCAGGCACATGGTGCAGAATATAATGGGAAAAAAGCAGGCAGTATAGGTGATATGGGATGTTTTAGTTTTTATCCTACCAAAAACTTAGGTGCATATGGGGATGGTGGTGCAGTAGTCACTGATAACGAAGAACTTAAAGAGAAAATGGTTCAAATGAGAAATTACGGCCAATCAGAAAAGTATCACCATGATTTTGTTGGGATTAACAGCAGGTTAGATGAATTACAGGCTGTTATTCTCCAAACTAAGTTAAAACACCTGGACGGATGGATCGAAAGCAGGCGGAAGAATGCTGAGATATACACGGAACTTCTGCAGGATTCTGACATTATAACACCTGTTGAAAAGCGATTTGCAAAACACGTTTACCATCTTTATGTAATTAGAAGTAAAAAAAGGGATCATTTAAAAAAGAAACTTCTTAAAAGCAATATACATACTCAAATACATTATCCAGTACCTGTTCATAAACAGAAGGCTTATTCAAATTGGAATGGTTTAAATTTAGAGATTACGGATCAGGTATGCAGTGAAATATTATCACTACCTTTGCACCCCTGGATGGACTGTGAAGAAATTTTAAAAGTTGCAAATTGTTTAAATAGGGGGTAA
- a CDS encoding glycosyltransferase family 2 protein, with the protein MPVVSVIMPSYNHEKFIHEAIESVLGQTFRDLELIIIDDRSKDNSQQIIDELAQKDNRIKKIFHRENFGIAKTINEGIKNSTGKYIALIASDDMWVSEKLEKQLKILEADENLVVWCNSAIIDSNSNLTGEITSEKYKNATPHGYVFEEIVNSWISGSGIIMKRENIQDMRYSENLKYLNDTQFYADLAYKYQFYYMEETLSKYRLHGDNASFGEITDIKGWYQDSLVLCVYIFQEYGSRLSYKALKNIFYKTCIVPFMIGTQNDPLNKFNFIYPVIIPLTFISFTVKNISKRITGRITK; encoded by the coding sequence TTGCCAGTTGTCAGCGTAATAATGCCTTCTTATAATCATGAGAAATTCATACATGAAGCAATTGAAAGCGTTTTGGGGCAAACTTTCAGGGACTTGGAACTAATTATTATAGATGATAGATCTAAGGATAATTCTCAGCAAATTATTGATGAATTAGCCCAAAAAGATAATAGAATTAAGAAAATATTCCATAGGGAAAATTTTGGCATTGCAAAAACCATAAATGAAGGTATAAAAAACTCAACAGGAAAATATATTGCATTAATAGCTTCAGATGATATGTGGGTATCTGAAAAATTGGAAAAGCAGCTGAAAATCCTTGAAGCAGATGAAAATTTAGTAGTATGGTGCAACTCCGCAATAATTGACTCCAATTCAAACCTTACTGGCGAGATAACCAGTGAAAAATATAAAAACGCCACTCCTCATGGATATGTATTTGAAGAGATTGTTAACTCATGGATTTCTGGTTCTGGTATTATAATGAAAAGAGAAAATATCCAGGATATGAGATACAGTGAAAATTTGAAGTACCTGAATGACACCCAATTTTACGCAGATTTAGCCTATAAATATCAATTTTATTATATGGAAGAGACACTTTCAAAATACCGTTTACATGGAGACAATGCTTCATTTGGAGAAATAACTGATATAAAAGGATGGTATCAGGACTCTTTAGTGCTGTGTGTCTACATCTTTCAAGAATATGGCAGCAGATTATCTTATAAAGCCCTGAAAAATATTTTTTACAAAACATGCATAGTCCCATTTATGATAGGCACTCAAAATGATCCTTTAAACAAGTTTAACTTTATTTATCCAGTAATTATACCATTAACATTCATATCATTTACTGTTAAGAATATTTCAAAAAGAATAACAGGTAGAATTACAAAATAA
- a CDS encoding condensation domain-containing protein, whose amino-acid sequence MNFKTIEVKRENGTQDSKFKLGVMREYFRIPNNVAVIATINGNIPENDLVQVLKKVAKMHPLIGVRVVIDSNQDAWFTEECDAPLPLKVTRRKSNRQWIAILENEQKIPFDFEKGPLIRFILLKSDEISDLIVICQHSICDGISLANIIHDIMFLLSNLEIKVKRIDPVLPVPANFPAVPLQVKFKLLKNKLIIGRVNRKWDKQRVLFDDVDYQDIHKAYTQKYKHKIIAEELSRSQTSDLIEWCHQNHVTVNSALSVAFLAGRLSIRGESNDSNHLIQIAVNIRDRFKKPVKRVFGLLASGIKFEFEYLPEKTFSDNVSLFQQKVLHELNGNKTLEPLLGYYISPTLVDGINVATYGRWVSDEFSRYQKISGFIQNKTNKAVAISNQMVNNMPGLMISNLGSVKTQKEYGSLKLDQLHFVTSSSPFLDLVAGVVTANGKLTLTLNYMEEDATSNLGRNLQKIMCKSIEHLTEAVKQG is encoded by the coding sequence ATGAATTTTAAAACTATTGAAGTGAAAAGAGAGAATGGAACACAGGACAGCAAATTTAAGTTAGGAGTCATGAGAGAATATTTTAGAATCCCAAATAATGTTGCAGTAATCGCCACCATAAATGGAAATATCCCTGAAAATGATCTGGTTCAGGTTTTAAAGAAAGTTGCTAAAATGCACCCACTTATAGGGGTTCGTGTAGTTATTGACAGCAACCAAGATGCATGGTTTACAGAGGAATGTGATGCACCATTACCACTTAAAGTTACCCGTAGAAAATCTAACAGGCAGTGGATAGCTATACTTGAAAATGAACAGAAAATACCCTTTGATTTTGAGAAAGGTCCTTTAATTAGATTTATACTTCTAAAATCAGATGAAATTTCTGATCTTATCGTTATCTGCCAGCATTCAATCTGTGATGGCATTTCACTTGCCAACATTATCCATGATATTATGTTTCTATTAAGTAACCTTGAAATCAAAGTTAAAAGGATAGATCCCGTTTTACCAGTACCAGCCAATTTCCCGGCAGTACCTCTGCAGGTTAAATTTAAGTTATTGAAAAATAAGCTAATAATAGGAAGAGTTAACAGAAAATGGGATAAACAGCGAGTATTATTCGATGATGTGGATTACCAGGATATCCATAAGGCTTACACTCAAAAATATAAGCATAAAATAATTGCAGAGGAATTATCCAGGTCACAAACGTCTGATCTGATAGAATGGTGTCATCAAAATCATGTAACAGTTAATTCTGCATTATCTGTAGCATTTCTTGCTGGAAGACTTAGTATCCGTGGTGAATCCAATGATAGCAACCACCTAATACAAATTGCTGTAAATATAAGAGACCGATTTAAAAAACCAGTTAAACGAGTTTTTGGACTTTTAGCCAGTGGCATTAAATTTGAATTTGAATATTTACCAGAGAAAACATTTTCAGATAACGTAAGTCTATTTCAACAAAAAGTGCTGCATGAATTAAATGGAAATAAAACTTTAGAACCTCTTCTCGGGTATTATATCAGTCCCACACTTGTAGACGGCATTAACGTTGCCACTTATGGTAGGTGGGTATCTGATGAGTTCAGCAGGTACCAGAAGATATCAGGGTTTATTCAAAACAAAACCAATAAAGCAGTAGCTATATCAAATCAAATGGTAAATAACATGCCAGGGCTGATGATATCCAATTTAGGCAGCGTCAAAACTCAGAAAGAATACGGCTCTCTTAAACTGGACCAGTTGCATTTTGTTACTTCATCTTCTCCTTTTTTAGACCTTGTTGCGGGCGTGGTAACTGCAAACGGGAAATTAACGCTAACTTTAAATTATATGGAAGAGGATGCTACCAGTAATTTAGGTAGAAACCTCCAGAAAATAATGTGTAAAAGTATTGAACATCTAACTGAAGCTGTAAAGCAGGGATAA